In Mycoplasmopsis meleagridis, the genomic stretch CTAAATAGTTTATTTTATGCATGCTTATATTTAATTGTTTAAGATTGTTTAATTTTTGATCAAGCAAAGTTGTAATGGTATATTCCATCTTTTTAAGCTTATCTACTTTTTCACAAAAAAGATTGATTCTTTTTTCGTTTTCACTTATTAAAATAGCAACATTAGAAATATTTTTTTCAATCTTATCATTTTCAATTTGGTTAGTTAAATTAAATAATTTATTTAATTGATTAAAGCAATATTCATAGGAATTAATTAACTTTTTTTTGTTAGATGTTAAATATTCTCTCAAAAGATTCAATGCGCTAAAAGATACATTAGCAACATTTTCTATAGTGTTTCAATATTTATTTATTTCACCTGTAACATCTTTGTAATCAATATTAATTTCTTCATAATTTTCATGATAATTTCTAATTTTGTTTTTTTCTTTTAAAAGACTAAATATTTTCTTTTTATTAATTAAATCAAGAACAAAAAACTTATACTCATCAAAATCATCTTTTAGTTCATTTATTTTGTTATTAATTTCAAATAATTTTTGTAAATTATCGAAATAAATTGTTTGCTTTAAATTCAATTTTTTTAATCTTTTTAAAGTAGAGTTATACTCATTTTTTGCATTCATGAAACAATTATTTAATGTTTCAATTTCTTTATCAAAATAAGATAATTTTGCATTTCTTCAAAAGATTATAAATAATCCTAAAGCAACTATAAATATGAAGAATACAGCAAAAATAATAAGAAAATATTTAACAGTTAAACTCATAAAAGAATTATATTAATTAATTTAAAAATAATAAAAATTCTCGGATGAGAATTTTTATTTCTTTTCTTTATGAGAAGTTTGTTTTCTACAATTGTTGCAGAATTTTGAAATTTCGATTTTTTCAGGATTATTTTTCTTGTTTTTCTTGCTGATGTAATTTTCATGTTTACATTCAGTACATGCAAGTATAAGCCCTTCTCTTGGCATTTTGCCTCCTATATGTCATTCCAAAAATTAAAAGTAATTATATAAAATTTCTATTTTATTAGGTTATTTTGCTTGCTATTTTTTTTAAATTAATAATTGCTTTTTTAACACTATCATAAGCTGCACTACGCGTTGTAGCAGTAATATTAGCTATTTCTTGATAAGATAAATTTTCATAAAAATATAAATAAAAAGCCTGTTTTTGAGTTTGGGTTAAAAATTCTTTATACTCTTCAAATAGATCTATTAAATAATCTATTTCATCAATATCATTAATTTTGTTCATCTGTAATTAAATCTCTAGTCATTGCATATATAAATTTATCTAAGTCAAATTCTTCTAAATCATCTAATCCTTCGCCTAAACCGATATATTTAACATTTAAATCAAATTCGTCTTTAATAGATAAAATAATTCCTCCTTTAGAAGTACCATCCATTTTGGTAAGAATAATTCCACTTAAATAGGTTATTTCATTAAACGATTTGGCCTGCGAAATACCATTTTGACCAGTGGTTGCATCTAAAACCAATAAGCATTCGTGTGGTGCGTCATTTTGAAATTTTTTTATAACTTGATAAATTTTTTCTAGTTCTTTCATTAAATTAATCTTATTTTGTAATCTACCAGCAGTGTCGATTAACAAAATATCATAATTTTCTTTTTTTGCTTTTTCTAAAGCGCTATAAATAACAGAAGCAGGATCAGCATTTTCTTTAGCAGACTTTACTATATCTGCACCTACTCTATTCGCTCATATTTCTAATTGATTTACTGCGCCAGCTCTAAAAGTATCACCAGCTGCAATTAGAACTTTTTTGCCTTCTTTAACGTATTTATGGGCTATTTTAGCAATTGACGTAGTTTTTCCACTTCCATTAACTCCAATAAAAATGAAGACATTTAATCTATTATCTTGATAATTTAACGATGTATCAACAATGCTATTATTAGTGTAAATAACAAACATTTGATCTGCTACTAATTCACCTATATCTTTAGGATTAGTCAAATTTCTTTTTCTAACTTCATTTTTAATATGAGTAATAATTGCATATACCAAAGAAGAATTAATATCACTCATTATCAAAATTTCTTCTAATTCTTCAAAAAAATCTTCATCAATTTGTTTACTTTTATTTTGTAAATCAAGAATTTTTTGTCCTAAAGAAGATGATTTAGCTAATCCTGTTTTATATTTTTCGAGTTTTTTTGATTCAATTAGTTCTTTTTCTTCTCTTTGCTTAATTTGCTCTTCTTTTACTTTGACATCTTTTTCTTTATCACCAAATAGTTTATTTTTTAAATATTTAAAAAAACCCATAAAACTCCTCATTTTAAAGTATATATTAAATACTTTTATCTTATTTTATTAATTTATTTTATGCGCAGATAAGGTATAATTTTTTAAATTTATACATTGAGAGTTGTGGAGCTTAGTTAGCTTTGAAGCATGCCAACCTACTTTATGCAAGGTGGATAACAAGGGTTTTATACCAACATGTATTTC encodes the following:
- the rpmG gene encoding 50S ribosomal protein L33: MPREGLILACTECKHENYISKKNKKNNPEKIEISKFCNNCRKQTSHKEKK
- a CDS encoding sigma factor-like helix-turn-helix DNA-binding protein, translating into MNKINDIDEIDYLIDLFEEYKEFLTQTQKQAFYLYFYENLSYQEIANITATTRSAAYDSVKKAIINLKKIASKIT
- the ftsY gene encoding signal recognition particle-docking protein FtsY, which translates into the protein MGFFKYLKNKLFGDKEKDVKVKEEQIKQREEKELIESKKLEKYKTGLAKSSSLGQKILDLQNKSKQIDEDFFEELEEILIMSDINSSLVYAIITHIKNEVRKRNLTNPKDIGELVADQMFVIYTNNSIVDTSLNYQDNRLNVFIFIGVNGSGKTTSIAKIAHKYVKEGKKVLIAAGDTFRAGAVNQLEIWANRVGADIVKSAKENADPASVIYSALEKAKKENYDILLIDTAGRLQNKINLMKELEKIYQVIKKFQNDAPHECLLVLDATTGQNGISQAKSFNEITYLSGIILTKMDGTSKGGIILSIKDEFDLNVKYIGLGEGLDDLEEFDLDKFIYAMTRDLITDEQN